From the Thermus brockianus genome, the window CCCCGGCCCACCCGCTTCCCTCCCCGCAGGAGGGGCCAGGGTAGCTTCCGGCTCCGCTCGCTGAGGGTGGCAGAGGAGGGAACGCGCTCTAGACCGAGGCGCTTGCGGAGCCTAGGGTTGCGGGCCAGTTCCCGGCGCATGCGTTCGCTGGAGAAGCCCAGGAGGGCGCGGACCAGGTGGAAGAGAAAGAGGCTGAGGTCGGAGAAGGTCCTGGGCCTGCCGGGTTTTCTCTCCCCTTCTGGCAAGCGGGCTTGGAGCCATGCCTGGAGCAGGGGGACCAGTTCCTCCAGGGGCAGGGGTAGGATGGAAGGGGGCGTCTGGTGTGCTTCCACAGCTCACCAAGCGCCCCCTTTTCCTTTGGCTTGTCAAGGGGGTATGCATTGAATATCCGAAAGGGGGGGGAAGTAAAGGTTATAGGCGAAGGCGGTGGAGAGGGGATAAAGGGCGGCCACCGCCGCCGCATCCGAGGCCGGGGCGAGCCGCACCCCGGAGAAAAAGACCAGGTTGAACACCGCCACCCCGCTTAAGGCCAGGAAAAGGGTCTGGCCTAGGGGCTGGAGGGAGGGTAGGCGGCGCAGGGTGAGGAGGAAGAAGGGCAGGGCGAGGGCAAAGCGCAAAAAGGAGCCCCATGCTGGGCCCACCTCGCCCATGGCCAAGCGGGAGGCCACCACGTTGAGCGCCCAAAGGAAGGGGGGCAGGTAGACCAAGGGGTCGCGGTGGGGCGGCATGCGCCCAGTATCCGCTAAAATCCCCTTGGAGGTCAGCATGAAGGCGTTTTCCGCCAAGTACGGGAACACCCTGGAGTTCGGCCACCTCATCGGGGGCGAGGAGGTTTGGGAAGGGGAAGCCTTGGAGCGCCCCAACCCCTCGGACCGGGAAGACCTGGTGGCCCGCTTCCCCGAGGGCACCAAGGATACCCTGCGCAAGGCGGCCCTTAAGGCCCGGGAGGCCTTTGAGGTCTGGAGCCGTACCCCGGCCCCGGTGCGGGGCCAGGTGCTTTTCAACCTGGCGAAGATCCTGGAGCGGGAAAAGCCCACCCTAACCCGCCTCATGGTGCGGGAGGTGGGGAAGACCTTCAAGGAGGCGGGCGGGGACGTGCAGGAGGCCATAGACACCGCCCTCTTCTTCGCCTCCGAGGGGCGTAGGCTGTACGGCCAGACCGTGCCCAGCGAGATGCGGGACAAGGAGCTTTTCACCTTCCGCAGGCCCCTGGGGGTGGTGGGCATGATTACCGCCGGCAACTTCCCCATCGCCGTGCCCAGCTGGAAGCTCATCCCGGCGGTCCTCACGGGAAACACCGTGGTGTGGAAGCCCTCGGACGACTCCCCCACCCTCTCCTATGTCTTCGTCAAGCTCTTTGAGGAGGCGGGCCTGCCGCCTGGGGTCATCAACGTGGTCTTCGGCGGGGGTAAGGGCTCCACCGGGCAGTGGTTGGTGGAGCTTATGGACGAGGGGCTATTGAACAAGTTCGCTTTCACGGGGAGCACCCAGGTGGGGCGCTGGATCGGGGAGGTGGCGGGGCGGAACCTCATCCGGCCCACCCTGGAGCTTGGCGGCAAGAACCCCCTGGTGGTCATGCGGGACGCCGACCTGGACCTGGCGGTGGAGGGGGCTTGGTGGAGCGCCTTCGCCACGGGAGGGCAACGGTGCACCAGCGCCGGGAACATCCTGGTGGACGCCCCCATTTACGAAGCCTTTAAAAAGCGTTTTCTAGAGCGCACCGAGGCCACGGTGGTGGGCAACCCCCTCCTCCACCCCGAGGTCACCTACGGGCCCTTCCTCAACGAAAGGCTTTTCCGCCGCTGGGAGGAGCACTACGCCAGGGGTAGGGAAGACGGGGCCACGCTCCTTTTCGGCCGGGGGCGCATTACCCGGGACAACCCCTACCCCCGGTTCCTAGGGGACCCCGAGGCGGGGCTTTATGGCTGGCCCACGGTTTGGGAGGCAGCCCCCGGCATGCGCCAGTTCCAGGAGGAGATCTTCGGCCCCACCATCAACCTGGTAAAGGTGGACGGGATTGAGGAGGCCATCCGGGTGGCCAACGCCACGCCCTACGGCCTTTCTAGCGCCATCTACACCAACCACCGCCACTGGGCCTACCTCTTCAAGGTGGGCATCCGGGCGGGCATGACCAGCATCAACAACGCCACCGTGGGGGCCGAGGCCCACCTCCCCTTTGGCGGGGTGAAGGCGAGCGGCAACGGGGCCCGGGAGTCGGGCATCTGGGTGATTGAGGAGTACACCTACTGGCATGCGGTGAACGAAGAGTATTCGGGCCGGCTCCAGCTCGCCCAGATGGACACGGGCTACGTGAGCCCCAAGGAGCCCACCCCATGGGCCCAGGTGCTTGGATTCTAGGTTACTGGGCGCTTTCCAGGTCGGGGCGGAGCCTCACCGCTTCCCGCAGGTAGACGTGGCGTACCCGGTCCTGGGGGGTGTCGGTGTTCCAAAGGGCCAGGACCCGGATGACCCGGGGCAGGCTTCCCGGCACCGGCACCTCCCGGGCGGAGAGGAGGGGCACCCGGTGCATGCCGATCTGCCGGGCGGCCTCCGCTGGGAAGGCGGAGGTGAGGTCCTCCGTCACGGTGAAGATGATGGCGGCGAGCTCCTCGTGGCTTCGGATGCCGTTGGCCTCCAGCATCCTCAGGAGGAGTTCCCGCGTGGCTTGGTGAATGGCCTCGGGCGTGTCCTCCTCCACGGTGATGGCGCCCCGTATACCCCGTACCATATTAGGCCCCATCCTAAGGGGTTCCCCCTTCCCGGGCAAGGCGGGTAGACTCTAGCCCATGAACCTACTCGCCGTGTTCGCCCATCCCGATGACGAGATCGGTGCGGCGGGGACCCTGGCCCTCCACGCCCGAAGGGGCGACCAGGTGATGCTGGTCTGGATGACCAGGGGGGAGCTTGCGAGCCAGTTCGGCGACGCCCCCCCTGAGGAGGTGGCGCGGGTGCGGGAGGGGCACGGGGCCCATGTGGCGGGGCTCATCGGCGCCGTGTACCGCTTCTTGCCCTTTGGCGACACCCTCCTCACCGGGGGGAGGGAGGAGGCTTTGGCCTTAGCCCGCATCATGGCGGAGTTCCGCCCCGACGCCGTCCTCACCTGGGACCCCTTGGACGTGCACCCCGACCACCGGGCCACCCACCAGGCGGTGCTTTCCGCCCTAAAGCTCTGCCGTATCCCCAAGCTGGTGGGGGAAGCCCACCGGAAGCCCGTGAGGCTCTACCATTACCCCAGGAAGGAGCTGGCCCGCCCCTTGGTCTACGTGGACACCACCCCCACGCAGGAGGTGGCGGAGGCGGTCTTTGCCTTCTACCGGGAGTTTTACCGTTGGCCCTTCAGCCTGGAGGAGTTTCGGGCCCGGCGGCGGCTTCTGGGCCTCGAGGCGGGCGTTCGCTTTGCGGAGGCGTTTCAGACGGAGAGCCCTCCGGCGTGGCCGGCGCTTCCTTAAGGCCCTCCTCCGGGTCGTGGGCGGGGGTAAGGGCGTAGGCCAGGAAGACGGCGGGTAGCGCCAACGGCAGGCTTGCGTACCCGCCCCACTCCGCCGCCAGGGCCAGGCTGGCGAAGGGGGCCCGGGCTACCCCTGCCAGGACCGCCACCCCGCCCGCCAGGGCCAGGGCCTCGGCCGGCAGGTCAAAGGGGCCGGCCAGGCGGGAGAGGAGCGCCCCCAAAAGCCCTCCCAGGACCAGGGCTGGGGTGAAGGGCCCCCCATAGGCCCGCACGCCCACGGCGAGGATGAGGAGGAGGAGTTTGGCGAGAAGGAGGTAAAGGAGCGCCCAAGGGGCGAGAAGGGGCGTGGTGGCCACCGCCACCCAGCCGAGGCCGTTTCCCAAGGCCTCTGGGAGGAAGAGGAGGGCGAGGGCGAGGGCAAGGCCCAAAAGGGCGTGGCGGAGGGGGAAGGGGAGGGGTTTGAGCCAGGCGGAAACCGCCTTTCCCCCTTCGGTCCACAAGGTGGCCAAGGCGGCGGCCAGAACCCCGAGGAGAAGGCCCGCAGGGAGGCTTGCCACGTCCAGGCTCACGGGAAAGGGGAGAAGGGGCTCGTAGCCGAAGAAGGCCCCGTAGACGGCAAAGCCCGAAAGGGCCCCGATGAGGGCGGGGGTGAGGGCGCGGGCCTCGAGGAGGAGCGAGCGGTAAAGGATTTCCGTGGCCAGGAGAGCCCCCGCCACCGGGGCGTGGAAAGCGGTCCCAAGCCCAGCGGCCAGCCCCGCAAAGGCCAGTCCCCCGCCCAGGCGGGGAAAGCGGCGGTCCA encodes:
- a CDS encoding EamA family transporter — encoded protein: MPPHRDPLVYLPPFLWALNVVASRLAMGEVGPAWGSFLRFALALPFFLLTLRRLPSLQPLGQTLFLALSGVAVFNLVFFSGVRLAPASDAAAVAALYPLSTAFAYNLYFPPLSDIQCIPP
- a CDS encoding aldehyde dehydrogenase family protein — protein: MKAFSAKYGNTLEFGHLIGGEEVWEGEALERPNPSDREDLVARFPEGTKDTLRKAALKAREAFEVWSRTPAPVRGQVLFNLAKILEREKPTLTRLMVREVGKTFKEAGGDVQEAIDTALFFASEGRRLYGQTVPSEMRDKELFTFRRPLGVVGMITAGNFPIAVPSWKLIPAVLTGNTVVWKPSDDSPTLSYVFVKLFEEAGLPPGVINVVFGGGKGSTGQWLVELMDEGLLNKFAFTGSTQVGRWIGEVAGRNLIRPTLELGGKNPLVVMRDADLDLAVEGAWWSAFATGGQRCTSAGNILVDAPIYEAFKKRFLERTEATVVGNPLLHPEVTYGPFLNERLFRRWEEHYARGREDGATLLFGRGRITRDNPYPRFLGDPEAGLYGWPTVWEAAPGMRQFQEEIFGPTINLVKVDGIEEAIRVANATPYGLSSAIYTNHRHWAYLFKVGIRAGMTSINNATVGAEAHLPFGGVKASGNGARESGIWVIEEYTYWHAVNEEYSGRLQLAQMDTGYVSPKEPTPWAQVLGF
- the aroH gene encoding chorismate mutase; amino-acid sequence: MVRGIRGAITVEEDTPEAIHQATRELLLRMLEANGIRSHEELAAIIFTVTEDLTSAFPAEAARQIGMHRVPLLSAREVPVPGSLPRVIRVLALWNTDTPQDRVRHVYLREAVRLRPDLESAQ
- a CDS encoding PIG-L deacetylase family protein; translated protein: MNLLAVFAHPDDEIGAAGTLALHARRGDQVMLVWMTRGELASQFGDAPPEEVARVREGHGAHVAGLIGAVYRFLPFGDTLLTGGREEALALARIMAEFRPDAVLTWDPLDVHPDHRATHQAVLSALKLCRIPKLVGEAHRKPVRLYHYPRKELARPLVYVDTTPTQEVAEAVFAFYREFYRWPFSLEEFRARRRLLGLEAGVRFAEAFQTESPPAWPALP
- a CDS encoding chloride channel protein, translating into MRPSGRGPHLSLPPFWDEEVRQTGPLILYSAFTGALAGLSVALLNLALRALAEGVGGLFGYLAPEPPGEGGLLQAFTGPGLWPLAFLLPPLYALTSYLGTGQGLAALLRRVREGTPAPWLTHPRAVLGGTLQIALYSPMGREGPFGVLGLWLGLLLDRRFPRLGGGLAFAGLAAGLGTAFHAPVAGALLATEILYRSLLLEARALTPALIGALSGFAVYGAFFGYEPLLPFPVSLDVASLPAGLLLGVLAAALATLWTEGGKAVSAWLKPLPFPLRHALLGLALALALLFLPEALGNGLGWVAVATTPLLAPWALLYLLLAKLLLLILAVGVRAYGGPFTPALVLGGLLGALLSRLAGPFDLPAEALALAGGVAVLAGVARAPFASLALAAEWGGYASLPLALPAVFLAYALTPAHDPEEGLKEAPATPEGSPSETPPQSERPPRGPEAAAGPETPPG